CTTCCCGATGGGCATGCATGGGCTGCTTCGTCACAGTTTATTGCTGGGTACCTTTACGTATTACAGGATGAAGACGAACACAGAGGTCGATCGTTTCTGTGAAGCGGGTGTCGACGAGCGGATCAACTCCAGCCGAGGAGAGAGCAAGAGTTGGCTGCTGGCGGATGCATGCGAACTCGACACGACCAGCAAGCTCTCGCACCGCAACCTAGCTGGCTAGCTCGCGAAGCTCATCGATCGGCTGGTAACCACGACACGACACGAGGGTGGCCAGAGCCACCGCGGAGCCTGCAGACGAGCTTACCTGCGTGGAGCGGTGAGTGACTACATGGCGCAGGAGAGCTTCTTCGAAGGCCGCCCGAGCCTCGGCAGCACGAGTCAGTCCATGCACGTACGCTACGCTGCAGGTGCGGCGCAGCTCTCAGCATCAAACCACTTCCGAAGCGCAACCCCCTCCTCGCACGGGCCGTCGGCCCCGTTCACACCCACCCATATTGTTATGTTCTCGGAGTTAGAAACCAGCCCAATTCGACCTTCCGCGGCCCACTTGCCCACCAACCCTCTCTCAAGTCTCCTCATCCTGTCCTGTCCTGTCCTGCTTCTTATGCGGCTATGCCAAACCCTGTCGCAAGTCTACGTGAGCTCGGGCACACAAGGGGAGGCTTCTTCGGGTACATAATGCTTTTGGCATCGAGTGGATCGACTACGAATTTGGACGCCATCTGGTGATCACTCTTGACTTGTTGAGACAACACTGTCCATTTATGGGAATCATAGCAGTAGTATATCTGAACAATCCAGGAACCAAGGACGCAATTCAGCTAATTATGTGTAGTTTGAGTATTGGAATGCCCTTTTAGCACCTCAGAACAGACTTGTGACCCTAATGGGAGTTGACAGTTCCCGTTTGTACAAATCGGCACTAGACTTGACTAGTTGGGTTTTGCACCTAATTATATGAACAAGGATAGTTCCTTGCTGAAATAGGGAGTAAGATCGAAAAAGTGAACAATTTGTATCCTAAATTGTCGATATCGTGGACTTCTTGTATTTTTTATCAAAGCTACCCAACTAAAAAGGTCCTGGCTCCATGAAGAATTTCCATCGGTGATAGGGTATCACAAGGTGGCAGTTTCTTAGTGCATCATTGGTGACTAATGCTTTGCATGAGCAGTTTTCATCTCCGTCTTAATGCAGTGATGCGCGGCTCTCTTGCGTGTcagagaaaaaagaattttCATACGGggaagatggaaaaaaaaaggtacctagagggaaaaaaagaatttcCCCGGAAAAAAGGTATGAAAAAGGCTCGAGGCAGAACCTCATATATGTCTACTGGAGCTCAGATCGAATAAAAGTATGACGGGTCGTGGTCATGTGCTGCGCTACACCGGCCTGTCCGGTCAAATTCAAGCGCGCGCGCAATATAATAAGCTTCATTGGCATGGGCTGCTTCTCGTCACAGTTTATTGGGTAATGGGTACCTTTACGTACAGGATGAAGACGAACACAgaggttcgtttcaaaaaaaaaacgaacACAGAGGTCGTTTCTGTGAAGCGGGTACGGTGTCGACGAGCGGAAACTCCAGCCGAGGAGAGCAAGAGTTCTCAAGTCTCCGACAGCAAATCAACCAACCTTTCTTTGTGGCTGGAGTATATGGATGGCTAGGAATGATTTCATCTTCAAAGCAATTGTGCCGGATGTCAATTGCCTGCTGGTGGCGATTCAAGAAAGAATTTGCTCTTGTTATTCACAGAGCAAAGGCATCACGCAAAAGCTCAATGCATTTATCGCTAGACTCTCAATTGTAATTCtacttatctttttttttccttttatgttTCTTGAGTTCTGTTTGTAAGTTCCAACTTCTCTTctaatatttatatatataattagtAGGGGCTCGCCTCTCCTGTtatcataaaaaaaaagagttcgCTGCTGGTGGATACATGTAATTTAGCATACAAAATTGCAAGCTCGTGGTAGTTGGTGGTTGCTCTGATGGCGAGGGAGCAGCCACAAGTTGGCCAAGCCATGCGGCCAAGGACGACGTGCCATGAggaggggtggtaatggatcatagTCCTCATgactccttcacaatccaactcaatCCTATTTATTTTTAGGtcaaaatcatatattattatgaCCCAACCTTATTAAATCCGATCCTTAAATTTATTAGGCTAAACTAGAGGATCCTTTCCCACTCCTAACCATAAGTGACTAGCGTCCAGTAACCCAGCACGCCTGCCTCTGTGTGACGAGCTCGTCCACAAGGCCACAACAACTACCTCCTTGCATAGTTGCATTTCCATGTGTCCTCTCATGTGTCAACCACGTGAGCATTTGCCCTACCTCCTTGCCTTTCCACGAGCATCTCCCATGCTTTTGGAACACAACATTGCTCATGTTCCCAAAAATGTTTTCGCAATACAATGGACTTGAACTCGCAACCCACCCATAGAATGGAGCACAATTCAGCGCTGATCTACGCTTCTTTCAATGATTTTGTTATGGATCTCAACATATTTCAACCGAGTTGAACTGCCAACAGCAAAACAAAAGGACATTGATCAGTTGTCACACccaattttaaaataaaaccaagtgctacctatatgtacatacatatagtgacattattagtgaataacaacaacagtatcacgtaaaggaatataaataaagacttacaaTTAATCCTGAAAACGGAGGcttcaaacttcacaggcaatcaaCTGGAGACTGCGTacacctagaactcagcatcatctttagGAAACTTCACACACCCTCCTCTTCTAAGCAGCAGtaagtaagggtgagtacatttacagttggtactcagcaaggctacaaggaataaccagaataacgatttaagtccatcttcaagtttattaatcatgtaagggtccaggctgctcttaaccatgagcacggctgttataacagttttacactctgtagaggttgtacactttcaccacaagacgcataaaagttcagaagaactttggatccaaccatgctgtgcaaatTTAGGAACTTATCatactaccgaggtgtgactgcataagAACGTTATGAGGCCTCCAGTTGAAAATTCTAGATAAATCATTTAACTCACAAAAAATAAgttaaaaatcccaaaaatttcaggaaaattcttagagatagattgggacacaatcaatccaaataaaatacttggagcttgtgaaaaggattctagagccttccaaaaattggatttagctcttaGAAAATTAGAATAAATTTTAGGAAATTCTGAAAGATTCTCGGAAGAACCTAATCATTATCTAAGCGCGTTTTTAAAAtatttgcactcatgaaacaccaaaatgcattggcatgaatgcaacacacagaacaaccttatttaattttaaaaaataaataattatttttcctatactaaatttcctgtaaggaaaaataaatgttgggaaaaattttaaattatgagaaaattattatttatttattctttttaatcacatcctgaaatttaaaaatttcagggtgtgacaacaTTTGGATGTCAGGTCCAATCTTAGTGATAGCTATGACTATGTCTAGGGAAAAAAAGCTGTTGACGTCCCCATGGCATACGTGTCAGCCCAATCTCTGCGTTTGTTCAATTGTTATCAATCTTGCGTTGCCTTGAGGCCTTGAGGATGAGGGGAGGTGAAGGGACTGTGGATGTGGCCAGTGGGTTTTTTGGACGTGGCTACGACGAGAAGGTTCTCCCGATAAGCATCGGTCGAGAACCCTCCGCCTCCTTCACGCCTTATCTATTGCCCAACGaaccaatggaaaaaaagaggaACGACACGCTTTTTTCCCAAACCCCGAACCAACCGAGAGCCTTTGTCTTCCTTCTGCCACCGCCCGCACAGATCCACCCTGCGACCGACCTCCACTTCGCCGGCGTCGGAGCTGACACCGAGGACCGCCTGACCTCCACCtacctctcccctcccctcctccaccttcccTCCACCCAAATCTCCAGAGACTGACTTCTCCGGCGAGCAtccttcttgttttcttcatctCCAGCGCGCGCCCCGCCACTgtcggcctccaccaccgcccacgGTGACCTTGCCGCCATGCCGTTCCGCCTacctaccgccgccgccccttcccccgCCCTTCCTAACCACTCCTCTTGCTAGCCCCCGCTGCAAGCCCCGGCCATGGGATATCCTCCACCCCCGGCTGGCGgcatcaccgccgcctccccggtCATTCCTCTAGGGCTTGCAAGCAGAAATCATCCCCTTCCCAACCTCGAAACCCTAACCCCAACCCAAAACCCTAACCTGAATTGGAGCCCGCCGGAGTTGGAGTCATCGCCGGAGAGGAGGTGGTCACGCGGTGGAGTtgttaagagcaactccaagagtttccCAAAAagttcttccccaaaactatgtattgggggctcttcgaaaaaaatttcccccaaaaacaaaTCAACCcatagcagatcgctaataattagcccctaatatttcaaaacaggccacattATCATAATTAGGCCCATTAGTTGGGATGCTCACCTAACCAAGAACAGCACGGAACTTAGCCCCTCACACTCCAGCAGAAGACAGTCTCCGTTGTGCTCAACGGTGGCTCATCGTGACATTGAGCCCCCAACGCCAATGTCGCAAGAACACGATAGGCACTTCCTGCCTCTTCATGCACGCCAGTGTGTCCTTCATCTTTGGCCAGAACCACGCCAATGAGACCCTGTACACCTAGCACCGCCCCATCGCGTCGTTGGGGGTGATGTCGGTGGTCCGTATCCATGGGTCGTCATCGTTGTCGGGCGGGTCGATGGGCACCGGTTGGTGGAcgtcgtcggccgccgcgcGGTAGTACAACAGGGGCGCGGCAGAGAGCCGGAGGAGCAGCGAGTCGTCGGCTTGGAACGCTATGACCTCGACGGTCTCAAGGAAGGAGAACTCGAGCTTGATGTCGCAGCGCAGCACCGTCAGGGCCCCGCAGGCGTCGGGGAGCGCAAACACGGCATCGCAGGACAACACCAGCCGGCAGGCGCCATCGAACGGGTCGACCTGGAAGTCGCCCCCCCCCCTGCTGGTGCAGCAGTGTCGGCATCCTCCGGTTCCGGGGTGCGCCAGGCGACGACGAAGGCATCGGGCGCCCAGGGCTCAGTGGTGTCCCAGTAGCGGGGATTGGGGAAGGACCGGACCCCGCATATATGCGGGGCAACGGAGGTGTATTTAGAATCCACATATTTTTACAGTAAGAATGGGGGAGTTGTTAAAGGtaagttttttttgtttttccccTAAATAAGGTTTTGGGGCAATTTTAAGCGAGCTTTTAGAGTTgctcttagagcaactccaagaggctgctaatcttacccctaatactttttttgggaaaaaaagagaaaaaacgaactccagcAGTCCACTCaaaccttccctaattttttagcaacgctaaaaaatagcctaccaccgcgtatattttagcgttggcattcctcccccaatcctgattcccgcacgctcgtgcgtcccttccgatgggcccaatatgatgatgtggcctgttttaaaatattgggggctatttattagcgatttgctatggattgatatgtttttgggggaaatattttttggaagaacccctaatacatagttttggggaagaattttttaaatactcttggagttgctcttactcCCTTGATTCGATTTGttacttttttttcatttcattttcttttttgtctGGCCCGACATCTCCTATTTCCAAATGTAGGGGCTCTCTCGATAGCACTAAATCGAGAGGCCTCTCCCCCTAGGATTTACGTTTGTTTCCTGTTTTCATCCGTTGAATGAAAAGTAAAATTGAAAAATGGGATGATATTATGCTACAACCCAATGCATTGAAAAATGCATGCACGCAGCACACGAgtacaattttttaaaaaacaaacaagcaaaaaaaaaacggagACAGAATTGAGAGTTGAATGGAAACGACAAGAAGTACCAATAATATAGACTACCTTCCCATCACCAACAATGATAACGATAAGATATTATCCAAACTTAATCACACCATTAGGCACGTGAAGAACACTCGCGCGCCACCGACAGGTGGGCCACAGCCAGCTCTAACCTTCAGGACCCCATTCACAACCTCGTGCCCGCTTGGATAAAGAATCTTCCCAGTCGCCGGGATCAGATATCCGGCCCCACCTGTCATTCTCCAAACCAACCCCCTAATAATATCTCTACCAACAACAGGAACACGCCACTACTCCTCTGCTCACCCGCCCACCTCACCCCTGATTTGTCAACTcctccgcgcgcgcgcgtggcgccggccggcgtcgGCCGTTGACGCGATGACCGGCTCCCCCGCGGATCccccggcgcggccgcggctgaCGGTGCTCCCCCTCATCGCGCTCATCTTCTACGACGTCTCCGGGGGGCCCTTCGGCATCGAGGACTCGgtccgcgcgggcggcggcgcgctgctcCCGCTCCTCGGCTTCCTCGTCCTCCCCGCCCTCTGGTCGCTCCCGGAGGCGCTCGTCACCGCCGAGCTCGCCTCCGCGTTCCCCACCAACGCCGGCTACGTCGCCTGGGTCTCCGCCGCcttcggccccgccgccgccttcctcgtcGGGTTCTCCAAGTGGGCGTCCGGCACGCTCGACAACGCGCTCTACCCGGTGCTCTTCCTCGACTACCTCaggtccggcggcggcctcgtcctcCCGCCGGTGCTACGCTCGCTGGCGATCCTCGCGCTCACGGCCGCGCTCACCTACCTCAACTACCGCGGGCTCCACCTCGTGGGCCTCTCGGCGCTGGCCCTCACCGCCTTCTCGCTCTCCCCGTTCGTCGCgctcgccgtgctcgccgccccCAAGATCCGCCCGTCCCGCTGGCTCTCCTTCAACGCCGGCGCCGTCAACCTGCGCGGCTACTTCAATTCCATGTTCTGGAACCTTAACTACTGGGACAAGGCCAGCAcgctcgccggcgaggtcgaggaGCCCAGGAAGACGTTCCCCAAGGCGGTGTTCGGCGCAGTGgggctcgtcgtcggcgcctACCTCATCCCGCTGCTGGCCGGCACCGGCGCGCTGCCGTCGGAGACGGCGGCCGAGTGGACCGACGGCTTCTTCTCCGAGGTCGGGCGGAGGATCGGCGGGCCCTGGCTCCGCGTGTGGatccaggccgccgccgccatgtccaACATGGGGCTCTTCGAGGCCGAGATGAGCAGCGACTCCTTCCAGCTCCTCGGCATGGCCGAGATGGGCATGATCCCCGCCATCTTCGCCCGCAGGTGAAATCAAATGCTTCTCTTTTGTTGCGAAATGTGAAGCATTCCTCCATGGACAAAAATCGAATCTTCTTGTCGATTGCGAATTCGCGATTGCAGGTCCAAGCACGGGACGCCGACGTTCAGCATCCTGTGCTCGGCGACGGGGGTAGTGATCCTCTCCTTCATGAGCTTCCAGGAGATCATCGAGTTCCTCAACTTCCTCTACGGGCTCGGGATGCTCGTCGTGTTCGCGGCCTTCGTCAAGCTGCGCGCCAAGAACCCGGACCTCCCCAGGCCGTACCGGATCCCCGTCGGCACCGCGGGGGCCGCCGCCATGTGCGTCCCGCCCGTCGCGCTCATCACCACCGTCATGTGCCTCGCGTCGGCCAGGACCGTCATCGTCAACGCCGTCGTGGTAGCCGCCGGCGTCGCGCTGTACTACGGCGTCGAGCACGCCAAGAGGCACGCGTGGGTCGAGTTCCTGgcgcccgtgccgccgccgcctgacaGCTCCCACGGATCAACCACGGCGCTTGAAGACGCCGACGTCGAGGACGTCCGCGCCGGGCTGCTCGCCGACGAGACCGCTGACGAAGGTGGCAGCAAGGTCGAGTAGCTTGCCGTTCGGTATACAGCAGTTcagtaaggccttgtttagttcggCGGCGCCGCCAAAATCACTGCACGGCAccgtagcacactgtagcgttttgtttgtatttatgaattattatcaaatattgactaattaggctcaaaagattcgtgtCGCAAAGTACAATCAAACTGtataattaatttttaatttcgtcaaCATTTAGTATGGTGTTCATCAGAAAATTCAGAACTGCAAACCAATCTCTTCGTAACGAAGCCTGAGCCAAGCTCAAGCATCTAATTGGGCCACGTCGCCTGTTTTCTCCCACCATCGGATGTTGATCGGCATCAGAAGCAAGTGTGTAGCATTTCTCGAGCCTTCCCGAATCCCGAGCTCTGCCTGCTATCGCTGCTACTTTCCCGCCTGGCCGCTTCGCAGCTGCAGCCCATGGGCTTGCCGGCGACGCTCGTCCAGGCAGGGAGTCCCCAacgctcgccggcgacgcgtAGTCCCCCAGGCCAACAGCATCGTTCCTCCACCATACGCTCCGAGGATGAGGGTCGCGGAAAGGCGAGGTGTGCTGCGACGCGATGTGGTCATCAATCGgctggcggcggcagtggcaaGAGGCGTGCACGACCGAGGCATAAGCGGCCGCGCGGCCGAGAGGGCCCCGTCCCCGTGGGCAGGAGAGCGTGCACGTGGTCAGAGGAAGTGCACGCTTACCCTCCGTCGCCTGCTTCTGCGCCTACCTCCGGACTCTAGTCGTTCCTGACACGCGCTGCCTGCCGCTCGCGAAGGAGCAGCGGTGTCCGCGCCGGCGCCAAGAAAGGCACACGCGACGAAGCAGGCAAGCAGTGCTGGTCCTTTGTAGCTCTCTTGTACCCCTGTGCGCCCTCCCGCTCAGCAGAGAACACCCTAGCAGGCGGGTCAGTCGTTGACATGGAGGACGCCCATTAGCTGCTCGATGAAATTCCTCCAAGGCAAGCCGCTACTCATCGGGAAGAACCATGCCATTGTCGCCGTGTGTGCTTGTGGAGCTATAGATGCAACAGCTTGCGAATCACTGCAGCCACTCATTTTGCAAGCTCTAGCTCCATCAAAGCCAATATGTTTATAGAGTCTGCAAGCTTGCCTGTAGACTCGATCGAGTCGATTCCTCGCGATTCCGCTCAGCCAAAAACCTTATCCCCAGTTCCCCACCACCTCGCAAGCATTGAGAAGGCCAAGCCACGGGCGTGCTTCCATCGCTGCCGCCTTCTCGCCCTGCTGCAGCCTGATCCTCGCTGCTGCTTCCTGTCCCCTCCCCTTTCCTCCCTGATGCTTGATGGTATGCTCTTCTTGCTCACTATGTACTTGTCAAAATGATTCACCGGAGGTTTGATGATATCTCACGGTGATGTATACTTGCAACAGGCTACTCATTTAATTTGTTGATTTTATTTGCAGAAAAACAGCAATTCTCCACTCATAGTACATGCAATTCCTTGCTCTTTTATTCTCAAACTATCTTTTCATGAGTGAGTCACTGGCTCAATGCTGTTATATATATGTGGATCATTAAATTCATATGCCTGATTTGACACGGCATGCTAAGAAGTCACTTATTTAGCTAAAAAAGCAATAGATCATCTGAATGTTAAATTAGATTCTGTATGTGTGGAAGCACCAGAATCGTAGAAGAAAATAATGCAGTTTCAGGCGTTATAATGGCTTTTCTCATCCTTTATACTTCCTTCAATAGATAACAGTAAATTCTGAACTTTTGATTTATGCTACAAACTTGAAAGTAGCAAGATTTACCATTTGAGTGAACTCTGCAAATCTTAATTTTGATCATCTGCCAGTTTGCATCCCTTAACTATACTGGAGCCACATAAAAAGCACACTTGAAGTAAGTTGCTGTATAAAATTTACAGGCAAATAGGCAATGCATTTCACATTTAACGTTATTCTCCACTGAAAGTAAAATATTACATAGCCAGTACAATTTGTGGAAAGGAAAATCCTACCTTTGCTTTTGCTTGGAAGATAGAAATCTGAAGCATTTACCATGTTGTCTGTTTCCTACTAAAGCAAGTGACACCAATCTTGTTACTTCGTAATTTTATCCAGTTTAACGTGTGGGATAAGGAATCCTAAAAAAAACATGTGGGATAAGGTGaaccatttatttttctttgcttGACGACACTGACATTTTGGCTCTCAATTCACCACCATTGCTGATGTATCGATCTTTCACCCATACAGGTTGCAAATAGCTTGCCGGCAAAGGCAATAGCTTTTCAAAAGGTACAACGTGCTCCGCTTCAGGAAGGAAATACAATCTTATATTGCTGAAAATattgctaattttttttaaaaggccACTCTATAAACATATTGGCCTTCCCATGGGCACTCACCCGCTCGCTGATTGTTGATTCAGGTCTTCCAGAAGAAGGTACCACAATTCCTCCATCTATCATTTGTGTGCTCTGAATAGATTTGTAACTCGTGATTCCTAAGCGAAATATCACAGAAGATCACTGGATTTCCAATTCCAAATGTTGCCAAAAGGATATTGTCAAATATACCATGAAGAAGAAGCCACTTACATGGATAAAGAGCAACATCTACTTAGGTGCTGAGATACCCTGCTGCATAGTAGTTTGAAATATATTAACTAAGAGCTTCATACTACTGATCCTTGAGATTCAGTTTCTGCCAGCAAGTTCTCATAGTTaactatattttttatttatttatacaTTGTCATGTGCTGCATGGAGATGTTGTTATATTTTATTCTAATAATGTATCCTGCATCACTTTATTATAGTCAATGAAAGCTTAAGATTGCACGCAttttgccataatttattttGTCATTGTAGTGGTTCAACTTCTTCCATTATCTTTGCAAATAGTTGATAAGATAAAAAAAACCGACCATTTGTCAAATAGCAAGTCTATTAAAGGGCGCAATCCAGTACAAGAAATAGAGCACGGACAACTAAATGCTAAAAAGAACATCAGATCGGGAAAAAAAAGTTGATGACCATTTC
This sequence is a window from Setaria italica strain Yugu1 chromosome III, Setaria_italica_v2.0, whole genome shotgun sequence. Protein-coding genes within it:
- the LOC101759572 gene encoding probable polyamine transporter At3g19553, with product MTGSPADPPARPRLTVLPLIALIFYDVSGGPFGIEDSVRAGGGALLPLLGFLVLPALWSLPEALVTAELASAFPTNAGYVAWVSAAFGPAAAFLVGFSKWASGTLDNALYPVLFLDYLRSGGGLVLPPVLRSLAILALTAALTYLNYRGLHLVGLSALALTAFSLSPFVALAVLAAPKIRPSRWLSFNAGAVNLRGYFNSMFWNLNYWDKASTLAGEVEEPRKTFPKAVFGAVGLVVGAYLIPLLAGTGALPSETAAEWTDGFFSEVGRRIGGPWLRVWIQAAAAMSNMGLFEAEMSSDSFQLLGMAEMGMIPAIFARRSKHGTPTFSILCSATGVVILSFMSFQEIIEFLNFLYGLGMLVVFAAFVKLRAKNPDLPRPYRIPVGTAGAAAMCVPPVALITTVMCLASARTVIVNAVVVAAGVALYYGVEHAKRHAWVEFLAPVPPPPDSSHGSTTALEDADVEDVRAGLLADETADEGGSKVE